A window of uncultured Litoreibacter sp. contains these coding sequences:
- a CDS encoding DUF4170 domain-containing protein, whose amino-acid sequence MTQRLHLVFGGELVDPTKNAFKDVGDIHIVGMFPDYDSAYNAWKSEAQRTVDNAHMRYFIAHIHRLRDEETPASPTEELGN is encoded by the coding sequence ATGACACAACGTCTGCATCTGGTCTTCGGCGGCGAGCTCGTCGACCCCACTAAAAACGCCTTCAAGGATGTTGGCGACATCCACATCGTCGGCATGTTCCCGGATTATGATTCCGCCTACAACGCCTGGAAATCCGAGGCGCAGCGCACCGTGGACAATGCCCATATGCGTTACTTTATCGCCCATATTCACCGTCTGCGCGACGAAGAAACACCTGCAAGCCCGACCGAAGAGCTCGGCAACTAA
- a CDS encoding 3'(2'),5'-bisphosphate nucleotidase CysQ encodes MNEDLQLLIDAAHASAKIGRSFFRDDPEVWNKDDNQGPVTEADLAIDAMLKSELLASRATYGWLSEETEDDATRLTHDRVFIVDPIDGTRAFIAGERSWSHSLAIAENGRVTCAVVYVPMMDRLYTASEAEVAMLNGEPIKATLQSNLDGATVLAAKPNLRDEFWTNGAPPLARHFRPSLAYRLSLVAQGRFDAMLTLRDCWEWDIAAGELIVRQAGGIASDIAGKPLQFNRPRPMNNGCVCAGPNLHPQLQSRLKLS; translated from the coding sequence GTGAATGAAGACCTTCAACTGCTGATCGACGCCGCGCATGCCTCTGCCAAGATCGGGCGGTCGTTCTTTCGCGACGACCCCGAGGTCTGGAACAAGGACGACAACCAAGGCCCGGTGACCGAGGCCGATCTGGCCATCGACGCCATGCTCAAATCCGAGCTGCTGGCCAGCCGCGCCACCTATGGCTGGCTGTCCGAAGAGACCGAGGATGACGCGACGCGACTGACCCATGACCGCGTCTTCATCGTCGATCCAATTGACGGCACCCGCGCATTCATCGCGGGCGAACGCAGCTGGTCCCACTCGCTGGCAATTGCGGAAAACGGCCGCGTCACATGTGCGGTGGTGTATGTGCCTATGATGGACCGGCTCTACACCGCGTCGGAGGCGGAGGTCGCAATGCTGAACGGGGAGCCGATCAAAGCCACCCTGCAATCGAACCTCGACGGGGCGACGGTGCTTGCCGCCAAGCCCAACCTCAGAGATGAGTTCTGGACCAACGGCGCGCCCCCTCTGGCACGCCACTTCCGCCCGTCGCTGGCCTACCGGCTCAGCCTTGTGGCGCAGGGCCGGTTTGACGCCATGCTGACGCTGCGCGACTGCTGGGAATGGGACATCGCGGCGGGGGAACTGATCGTCCGCCAAGCCGGCGGCATCGCGTCCGATATAGCCGGTAAACCGCTGCAATTTAACCGTCCCCGGCCGATGAATAATGGCTGCGTCTGCGCCGGGCCGAACCTGCACCCGCAGCTGCAATCCCGCCTCAAGCTCAGCTAA
- a CDS encoding TldD/PmbA family protein, translating to MAHSLSDLSQQLLKMAKSAGADAADVLAADGRSVSIDVLGGKLEHAERSEGLEVGLRVMVGQRQACVSSSLIDPDTLQNMAERAVFMASEAPEDPHIGLADAAQLSQITDAAALDLYDASAEPEAQALEEDAKRAEAAALAVNGVSQVQSASAGYGTRRIHLAASNGFAGGYQRSSRSTSCVAITGEGTAMERDYFGEARIYQADLPDAADIGRIAGERTVKRAGARKPKTGAYPVIFDERVASSLISHLLSAANGAMIARGSSWLMDAMGEMVLPKGLDLIEDPHRVRISGSKPFDAEALATAKRDIIKDGVLQSWTLDLANARKLGMQSTSSAARGTSSPPSPSISNISLTQGDMTLDEMLKDMGTGLLVTSMIGSTINPNTGDYSRGASGFWVENGERAYPVNECTLAGNLRDMLRSIRPANDGRAHLSRVVPSLAVEGLILAGE from the coding sequence ATGGCCCACTCCCTCTCTGACTTATCGCAGCAGCTTTTGAAGATGGCCAAATCCGCGGGCGCGGATGCGGCCGACGTGCTGGCGGCTGATGGTCGCTCGGTCTCAATAGACGTGCTTGGCGGCAAGCTGGAACACGCGGAACGCTCGGAAGGGTTGGAGGTCGGGTTGCGGGTTATGGTCGGGCAAAGGCAGGCCTGCGTGTCCTCCTCCCTGATCGACCCTGACACGCTGCAAAATATGGCAGAACGCGCCGTGTTCATGGCCAGCGAGGCGCCTGAGGACCCCCATATAGGGCTGGCGGATGCCGCACAGCTGTCGCAGATCACGGACGCCGCGGCGCTTGATCTCTATGACGCATCCGCTGAGCCCGAGGCGCAGGCGCTGGAAGAAGATGCCAAACGCGCGGAAGCGGCAGCCCTTGCCGTCAATGGCGTCTCGCAGGTTCAATCTGCAAGCGCGGGATACGGCACCCGCCGCATCCATCTGGCAGCGTCCAACGGGTTTGCGGGCGGGTACCAACGCTCCAGCCGGTCCACGTCTTGTGTTGCCATCACCGGGGAAGGCACGGCGATGGAACGGGATTATTTTGGCGAAGCTCGCATCTATCAGGCTGACCTGCCCGATGCCGCGGATATCGGCCGCATAGCAGGCGAGCGCACGGTCAAACGCGCCGGCGCACGAAAGCCCAAGACAGGCGCCTACCCGGTGATCTTTGACGAACGTGTCGCGTCCTCCTTGATTTCCCACCTGCTTTCCGCTGCCAACGGCGCGATGATCGCACGTGGGTCCAGTTGGCTAATGGATGCGATGGGCGAGATGGTGTTGCCCAAGGGCCTGGACCTCATCGAGGACCCGCACCGGGTGCGCATCTCAGGCTCGAAACCGTTCGACGCTGAAGCGCTGGCCACAGCCAAACGCGACATCATCAAAGACGGTGTTCTGCAAAGCTGGACGCTTGATTTGGCCAACGCCCGCAAGCTTGGGATGCAAAGCACCAGCAGCGCGGCGCGCGGCACGTCCAGCCCGCCTTCGCCATCGATTTCGAACATCAGCCTGACGCAGGGCGACATGACATTGGACGAGATGCTGAAGGACATGGGCACGGGGCTGCTGGTGACCTCGATGATCGGCTCCACCATCAACCCCAATACCGGCGACTATTCGCGCGGGGCATCAGGCTTCTGGGTCGAGAACGGCGAACGCGCCTACCCCGTCAACGAATGCACCTTGGCGGGAAATCTGCGCGACATGCTGCGCTCTATTCGTCCTGCCAATGACGGGCGCGCCCACCTGTCGCGCGTTGTCCCTAGCCTCGCGGTTGAGGGGCTGATCCTTGCCGGTGAATGA
- a CDS encoding enoyl-CoA hydratase/isomerase family protein gives MIEIDQTGDVLTLAINRPDKANSLTRDMLAELADAIEECDGKVLILTGRGKVFSAGADLEAAKAGLATDPVWERLSSAITGFKGLSIAALNGTLAGGACGMALACDLRISVPTAKVFYPVMRLGFLPQPSDPKRLAALVGPARAKMILMSGQKIEAAEALEWGLIDRITDPEHLMETAHQLAADCVAADASHVAAIKRMIDA, from the coding sequence ATGATCGAAATTGACCAGACCGGGGACGTGCTGACGCTGGCGATCAACAGGCCCGACAAGGCCAATTCCCTGACCCGCGACATGCTGGCTGAGCTTGCCGACGCCATAGAAGAATGCGACGGGAAAGTCTTGATCCTGACCGGCCGTGGCAAGGTGTTCAGCGCCGGGGCCGACCTTGAGGCGGCCAAGGCCGGGCTGGCCACCGATCCGGTTTGGGAGCGGTTATCATCTGCGATTACCGGCTTCAAAGGCCTGAGCATTGCCGCGCTAAATGGCACCTTGGCAGGTGGCGCTTGCGGAATGGCCTTGGCCTGTGACCTGCGCATATCAGTGCCGACGGCGAAGGTGTTTTACCCGGTGATGCGGTTGGGGTTTTTGCCACAACCAAGTGACCCAAAACGATTGGCGGCGCTGGTTGGCCCAGCGCGGGCCAAGATGATCTTGATGTCCGGCCAGAAGATCGAGGCGGCGGAAGCGCTGGAATGGGGACTGATTGACCGGATTACCGACCCTGAGCACCTGATGGAAACCGCGCATCAGCTCGCGGCGGATTGCGTGGCCGCTGACGCCAGCCATGTGGCAGCAATCAAGCGGATGATTGATGCCTAG
- a CDS encoding TIGR03862 family flavoprotein, translating into MPSALVIGAGPAGLMAAEVLAKAGLSVTMADQKPSVARKFLMAGKSGLNLTKNEKDAAFLAAYGDSANWLAPMIAQFGVAEVMAWAEDLDQQIFTGSTGRVFPKAMKASPLLRAWLQRLDGLGVDRKLRWRWTGFRDDSAAFDTPEGLQTVAADVVVLALGGASWSKLGSDGAWSDAMKGEGVDLVDFAPSNSGVSVGWSDHMQRHLGSPVKNIELRAGTLRSRGEIVLSKTGIEGGGIYALSAALRDGAALSMDLMPDLSEAAVAGRLAKPRGKMSVGTYLRKTLKLDPAKIGLLNEFSRPFPAQAAEFAGVIKALPIATHGLRPIDEAISTTGGIARSAVDGKLMLKAKPGVFVAGEMLDWDAPTGGYLITACLATGAWAGQAAADYAKR; encoded by the coding sequence ATGCCTAGCGCTTTGGTCATAGGGGCGGGACCTGCGGGCTTGATGGCGGCCGAGGTTTTGGCGAAGGCCGGGCTATCGGTGACGATGGCCGACCAAAAACCGTCTGTTGCGCGGAAGTTCCTGATGGCGGGGAAGTCGGGCCTGAACCTGACCAAAAACGAAAAGGACGCCGCATTTCTGGCGGCTTATGGCGACAGCGCCAACTGGCTTGCCCCTATGATTGCGCAGTTTGGCGTGGCCGAGGTCATGGCCTGGGCGGAGGATCTGGATCAACAGATATTCACCGGCTCTACCGGTCGGGTCTTTCCGAAAGCCATGAAAGCATCGCCGCTTTTGCGGGCGTGGTTGCAACGGCTCGATGGTTTGGGCGTGGACCGGAAACTACGCTGGAGGTGGACGGGGTTTCGCGATGACAGCGCCGCGTTTGATACGCCGGAGGGCCTGCAAACCGTGGCCGCGGATGTGGTCGTATTGGCGTTGGGCGGGGCGAGTTGGTCAAAACTGGGGTCTGATGGCGCCTGGTCTGACGCGATGAAGGGCGAGGGCGTGGATTTGGTGGATTTTGCGCCCTCTAACAGCGGCGTTTCCGTCGGATGGTCTGACCACATGCAGCGGCATTTGGGGTCACCGGTCAAAAACATTGAGCTTCGCGCCGGCACGCTGCGCAGTCGGGGCGAGATTGTATTGTCAAAGACAGGGATTGAAGGCGGCGGGATCTACGCGTTGAGCGCCGCTTTGCGGGACGGCGCGGCGCTGAGCATGGACCTTATGCCTGACCTGTCAGAAGCGGCAGTTGCAGGGCGTCTGGCTAAACCACGCGGAAAAATGAGCGTTGGGACCTACTTGCGCAAAACGCTGAAACTGGACCCCGCCAAAATCGGGTTGTTGAATGAATTCTCGCGACCTTTCCCCGCGCAAGCGGCGGAATTCGCAGGCGTCATCAAAGCACTGCCGATTGCTACCCACGGCTTACGGCCGATTGACGAGGCGATTTCGACGACCGGCGGCATTGCGCGGTCGGCCGTTGACGGCAAGCTGATGTTAAAAGCCAAGCCGGGTGTGTTTGTCGCCGGGGAAATGCTGGACTGGGACGCGCCAACCGGCGGCTATTTGATCACCGCATGCCTGGCGACGGGCGCATGGGCCGGGCAAGCGGCGGCGGACTATGCCAAGCGCTAA
- the holA gene encoding DNA polymerase III subunit delta encodes MKLNARDARAFFAKPDPKRAGLLIYGPDAMRVALRRQDTIAALVGPDGEEEMRLTRIPAAELRKDKAMLMDAMTAQGFFPGQRVAFLEDANDTVFPSVETAMKEWRDGDAFILVTAGQLKPTSKLRKLFEGHNNAYAAAIYADPPGRDEIEDTLKKAGVQDISADALSDLMDLGRVLDPGDFRQTVEKLSLYKHGDTSPVTPEDVANCAPLTSEAGIDDALDIVAEGRFGEIGPILAKLEGQGVQPVRLCIGANQHFRKLFSAASDPGGPEAGLARARPPVPYMRKDRLARQARGWGAPKLEQALKLLTDTDLQLRSSQPIPQMALVERAMIRLAMMARS; translated from the coding sequence ATGAAGCTGAACGCCCGCGACGCGCGCGCTTTCTTTGCCAAGCCCGACCCCAAACGCGCCGGGCTTCTGATCTACGGGCCCGACGCCATGCGCGTCGCGCTGCGCAGGCAGGACACGATCGCCGCACTCGTCGGCCCCGACGGCGAGGAAGAAATGCGCCTGACCCGCATCCCCGCCGCCGAGCTGCGCAAGGACAAGGCCATGCTGATGGACGCGATGACGGCCCAAGGGTTCTTCCCAGGGCAACGCGTGGCCTTTTTGGAAGACGCCAACGACACCGTGTTCCCGTCGGTCGAGACCGCGATGAAAGAGTGGCGTGACGGCGACGCCTTCATCCTCGTCACCGCAGGGCAGCTCAAACCGACCTCCAAACTGCGCAAGCTGTTCGAAGGGCATAACAACGCCTATGCCGCCGCGATCTACGCCGACCCGCCCGGCCGGGACGAGATCGAAGACACGCTGAAAAAAGCTGGCGTGCAGGATATTTCCGCCGACGCGCTGTCCGACCTGATGGACCTTGGCCGCGTGCTGGACCCGGGCGACTTTCGCCAAACGGTTGAAAAGCTGAGCCTCTATAAACATGGCGACACCTCGCCCGTAACGCCCGAAGACGTTGCCAATTGCGCGCCGCTGACATCAGAAGCGGGCATTGACGACGCGCTTGATATTGTGGCGGAAGGGCGGTTCGGCGAGATCGGGCCAATTCTTGCCAAGCTGGAAGGTCAAGGCGTCCAACCGGTGCGTTTGTGCATCGGGGCCAACCAACATTTCCGCAAGCTCTTCAGCGCGGCCAGCGACCCCGGCGGTCCGGAAGCGGGCCTCGCTCGGGCGCGGCCGCCGGTGCCCTATATGCGCAAAGACCGGCTGGCCCGACAGGCGCGCGGCTGGGGGGCGCCGAAGCTGGAACAGGCCCTGAAACTTCTCACCGACACGGATTTGCAGCTGCGGTCGTCCCAGCCGATCCCGCAGATGGCTTTGGTAGAACGCGCGATGATCCGGCTGGCGATGATGGCGCGCAGTTAG
- the lptE gene encoding LPS assembly lipoprotein LptE — protein sequence MWLSRRTLLLGLGLSALASCGFEPVYGTNGSASALRGAVLVDDPKDRQQFQLTEQLEARLGRATAARYGLKVDLSVQEEGLAISGSNDITRYNVLGVADFVLRDLATGQPVMSDKVNTFTSYSASAQPVATLAAERDATQRLMTALADKIVTQLLLNAGNL from the coding sequence ATGTGGTTGTCTAGACGCACACTTCTACTTGGGCTTGGGCTTTCCGCGCTTGCGAGTTGCGGGTTTGAGCCGGTCTACGGCACCAATGGCAGCGCATCGGCCTTGCGGGGCGCGGTCTTGGTGGATGATCCGAAGGACCGCCAGCAGTTTCAACTGACAGAACAGCTGGAAGCACGATTGGGACGCGCGACCGCGGCGCGTTACGGCTTAAAGGTTGACTTGTCCGTGCAGGAAGAGGGGCTGGCGATCTCCGGCTCCAACGACATTACGCGTTACAATGTTCTGGGCGTCGCCGATTTCGTGCTGCGCGACCTTGCAACAGGGCAGCCCGTCATGTCCGACAAGGTGAACACGTTCACGTCCTATTCGGCCTCCGCCCAACCGGTGGCGACACTGGCTGCGGAACGGGACGCGACGCAACGGTTGATGACCGCCTTGGCGGACAAGATTGTCACGCAGTTGCTGCTCAATGCGGGCAATCTGTGA
- the leuS gene encoding leucine--tRNA ligase, whose protein sequence is MSRYNARTVEPKWQKAWNEAEAFLAKRDDAKQKYYVLEMFPYPSGNLHIGHVRNYTMGDVIARYKASCGFSVLHPMGWDAFGMPAENAAMASGGHPKDWTYGNIAAMRDQMKPLGLSIDWTREFATCDPEYYGQQQALFLDMLEANLVYRKNAMVNWDPVDMTVLANEQVIDGKGWRSDAPVERRELTQWFFNITSMADELLQAIDGLDNWPAKVKLMQSNWIGKSRGIDIPFQRRDGGDPIVCYSTRPDTMRGASFLAIAPDHPVAKALEADSPDLAAFIDECRKMDTTEAAMEKAEKKGIDTGIRVAHPIYPDQDLPVWIGNFVLMDYGTGAVFGCPAHDQRDLDFARKYDLPVQNAFYMPGDETEVGNEALVPDKTDEVVFIDHFAGIEKTTSADAIDATIDYFEAKGLGTGKVQFRLRDWGLSRQRYWGCPIPVVHCSDCGVVSEKKENLPIALPDDVTFDIPGNPLDRHPTWRDTSCPSCGKPAKRETDTMDTFVDSSWYFARFTAPRAATPTDVDDAAYWMNVDQYIGGIEHAILHLLYSRFFARAMGKTGHLPQGTEEPFDALFTQGMVTHAIFQTRDDKGRPVFHLPEDVDQDKKALRATGEPVEIIPSAKMSKSKKNVVNPVDIIDQYGADTARWFVLSDSPPERDVEWTAAGAEASWKFLGRVWRLAAELEDGTDTDAALEKEAAKAIHEVTMGIESFGFNKSVAKLYGFANTIQKSKAGPGAKRKAVKTLAQLMSPMTPHLSEEIWQHLGGEGLIAQAKWPKADESLLKDDTVTMPIQINGKRRSEIEVPADLPKEEVEKLALADQAVIKALDGGTPKKLIVVPGRIINVVV, encoded by the coding sequence ATGTCCCGCTACAATGCCCGCACCGTTGAACCCAAATGGCAAAAAGCCTGGAACGAGGCGGAAGCGTTCCTCGCCAAGCGCGACGACGCGAAACAAAAATACTATGTGCTGGAGATGTTCCCCTACCCGTCCGGCAACCTGCATATCGGGCACGTGCGCAACTACACGATGGGCGACGTGATCGCGCGGTATAAGGCGTCTTGTGGCTTCTCGGTGCTGCACCCTATGGGGTGGGACGCGTTCGGTATGCCCGCCGAAAACGCCGCCATGGCGTCAGGCGGCCACCCCAAGGATTGGACCTACGGCAACATCGCCGCCATGCGCGACCAGATGAAGCCGCTCGGATTGTCAATCGACTGGACCCGCGAATTCGCGACCTGCGACCCGGAATATTATGGCCAGCAGCAGGCGCTCTTCCTGGATATGTTGGAAGCCAACCTGGTTTACCGCAAAAACGCCATGGTCAACTGGGATCCGGTCGACATGACCGTGCTTGCCAACGAGCAGGTGATTGACGGGAAAGGCTGGCGCTCGGATGCGCCGGTCGAACGACGCGAGCTGACGCAATGGTTCTTCAATATCACTTCGATGGCAGACGAGCTGTTGCAGGCGATTGACGGGCTGGACAATTGGCCCGCCAAGGTCAAGTTGATGCAGTCCAACTGGATCGGCAAATCGCGGGGCATTGATATCCCGTTCCAGCGCCGCGACGGCGGCGATCCTATTGTGTGCTACTCCACCCGTCCCGATACGATGCGCGGCGCAAGCTTCCTTGCGATTGCCCCTGACCACCCGGTTGCCAAGGCACTTGAAGCAGACAGCCCCGACCTTGCCGCGTTTATTGACGAATGCCGCAAGATGGACACGACCGAGGCCGCCATGGAGAAGGCCGAGAAGAAGGGGATCGACACGGGCATTCGCGTGGCGCACCCGATTTACCCTGATCAGGACCTGCCTGTCTGGATCGGCAATTTCGTCTTGATGGACTACGGCACCGGTGCGGTGTTCGGGTGCCCGGCGCATGACCAGCGGGATCTTGATTTTGCCCGCAAATACGACCTGCCGGTGCAAAATGCGTTCTACATGCCGGGTGACGAGACCGAAGTGGGAAACGAGGCCCTCGTGCCCGACAAAACCGATGAGGTCGTCTTCATCGACCACTTCGCAGGTATCGAGAAGACGACCAGCGCCGACGCGATTGATGCCACCATCGATTATTTCGAAGCAAAGGGGCTCGGCACAGGTAAAGTGCAGTTTCGACTGCGCGATTGGGGCCTTAGCCGCCAGCGGTATTGGGGCTGCCCTATCCCAGTTGTGCATTGTAGCGATTGCGGCGTGGTGTCTGAGAAGAAAGAGAACCTTCCCATCGCTCTGCCCGATGACGTCACCTTCGACATTCCCGGCAACCCGCTCGACCGCCATCCGACCTGGCGCGACACGTCCTGCCCGTCTTGCGGAAAGCCCGCAAAGCGCGAAACCGACACGATGGACACGTTTGTCGATTCGTCGTGGTATTTCGCACGGTTCACCGCCCCAAGGGCGGCCACCCCCACGGATGTGGATGATGCCGCCTATTGGATGAACGTCGACCAGTATATTGGCGGGATCGAGCATGCGATCCTGCACCTGCTCTATTCCCGCTTCTTTGCCCGCGCGATGGGCAAAACCGGCCATCTGCCGCAAGGCACCGAAGAGCCATTTGACGCGCTCTTCACCCAAGGCATGGTGACGCATGCGATCTTCCAAACCCGCGATGACAAGGGTCGGCCCGTCTTCCACCTCCCTGAAGACGTTGATCAGGACAAAAAAGCGCTGCGCGCGACAGGCGAGCCGGTGGAAATCATCCCCTCCGCCAAAATGTCCAAATCGAAGAAAAACGTGGTGAACCCGGTGGATATCATCGACCAATACGGCGCGGACACCGCGCGCTGGTTTGTGCTGTCCGACTCGCCGCCGGAGCGAGACGTCGAATGGACCGCCGCGGGCGCCGAAGCGTCCTGGAAATTCCTTGGCCGCGTCTGGCGGCTTGCCGCCGAGCTGGAAGATGGCACCGACACCGACGCTGCGTTGGAAAAGGAAGCCGCGAAGGCGATCCACGAAGTCACGATGGGGATCGAGTCGTTCGGCTTCAACAAATCCGTCGCCAAGCTGTACGGGTTTGCCAACACCATCCAAAAATCCAAGGCGGGCCCCGGCGCGAAACGCAAGGCGGTCAAAACGCTGGCGCAGCTTATGTCGCCGATGACCCCGCATCTGAGCGAAGAGATTTGGCAACATCTGGGGGGCGAAGGCCTTATTGCGCAGGCGAAGTGGCCCAAGGCCGACGAAAGCTTGTTGAAGGATGACACGGTGACCATGCCGATCCAGATCAACGGCAAACGCCGTTCCGAGATCGAGGTGCCAGCCGACCTGCCCAAGGAAGAGGTTGAAAAGCTGGCCTTGGCCGACCAAGCTGTGATCAAGGCTTTGGACGGCGGCACGCCGAAAAAGCTGATCGTGGTTCCGGGGCGTATCATCAATGTGGTTGTCTAG
- a CDS encoding DUF3576 domain-containing protein, which produces MLIAKSSKFAVAGLLIAALSACGNSNFSGLSGPVTSGNVGKNERRENDPNGFSKDFDSAARANAVKKGDSVFDLFRNNDDPNVTLRVNKYLWNASLDVLNFMPVQRADPFTGTISMGYGRPQGSGRAYRATIYITDPALDARSLRVALQGSGGASVSTETVRAIEDAILTRARQLRIRDTKL; this is translated from the coding sequence ATGTTGATCGCTAAATCGAGTAAGTTCGCCGTCGCTGGTCTGTTGATTGCAGCCCTTTCAGCGTGCGGCAACAGCAATTTCAGCGGTCTAAGCGGCCCTGTCACAAGCGGCAACGTCGGCAAGAACGAACGCCGCGAGAATGATCCGAACGGCTTTTCCAAAGACTTTGACAGCGCCGCCCGGGCCAATGCAGTCAAAAAAGGCGACTCGGTCTTTGACCTGTTCCGCAACAACGACGATCCAAATGTCACGCTGCGGGTGAACAAGTATCTCTGGAACGCGTCCCTTGATGTGTTGAATTTCATGCCGGTGCAGCGCGCTGATCCGTTCACGGGAACGATTTCAATGGGTTACGGGCGTCCGCAAGGCTCTGGCCGCGCGTATCGCGCCACGATCTACATTACTGACCCGGCTCTTGATGCGCGGTCCCTGCGGGTTGCTCTGCAAGGCTCCGGCGGTGCGTCCGTCAGCACTGAGACAGTGCGCGCAATTGAAGACGCGATTCTGACCCGTGCGCGGCAGCTGCGTATCCGCGACACCAAGCTCTAG
- a CDS encoding porin: MKKVLFASTALVAFTGAAAADVTLSGRAEMGIFDTNAVGVGAQFFTDIDVTFTMSGETDNGLTFGASVDLDEAGGNNTLVTSPGGVPIAGVAIVNGATGNNADDGGATIFISGGFGTITMGDTDGAMDWALTEAGNVGNPGSIADDETSHAGYLGSYLDGAYDGQILRWDYTVGDFGVAVSIDDDNGVAGLSPGYAIGFKYNLDLSGTTVALGLGYQDVDTLGSTVGVSASATFNNGLSAGIQYSTFSGDVVGTDGDHLGIGVGYTTGAFSIHANYGKFGTDSAALADPSGYGIAAAYDLGGGAVVHFGYGKSDFDTVGVADFSTVSLGLGLSF; the protein is encoded by the coding sequence ATGAAAAAAGTTCTCTTCGCATCTACCGCTCTGGTCGCCTTTACCGGCGCCGCTGCCGCAGATGTCACCCTGTCCGGCCGCGCCGAAATGGGTATCTTCGACACCAACGCTGTAGGTGTTGGCGCACAATTCTTCACCGACATCGACGTGACTTTCACCATGTCCGGCGAAACCGACAACGGCCTGACCTTCGGTGCATCCGTCGATCTGGACGAAGCTGGCGGAAACAACACCCTGGTTACCTCTCCAGGTGGTGTTCCGATCGCAGGCGTTGCGATTGTTAACGGCGCAACCGGCAACAACGCTGATGATGGCGGCGCAACGATCTTCATCTCTGGCGGCTTCGGCACAATCACCATGGGTGACACTGACGGCGCTATGGACTGGGCCCTGACAGAAGCTGGCAACGTCGGCAACCCTGGCTCGATCGCTGATGACGAAACATCGCACGCTGGTTACCTGGGTTCTTACCTGGACGGCGCCTATGACGGCCAAATCCTGCGTTGGGACTACACAGTAGGCGACTTCGGCGTTGCTGTGTCCATCGATGACGACAACGGCGTTGCAGGCCTGTCGCCTGGCTACGCAATTGGTTTCAAATACAACCTTGACCTGTCCGGCACGACTGTTGCTCTGGGTCTTGGCTACCAAGACGTAGACACTTTGGGTTCCACTGTTGGTGTGTCCGCAAGCGCGACATTCAACAACGGCCTGTCCGCTGGCATCCAGTACTCGACATTCTCGGGTGACGTGGTTGGCACAGACGGTGACCACCTCGGCATCGGCGTTGGTTACACAACCGGCGCGTTCTCGATCCACGCAAACTACGGTAAATTCGGCACCGACTCGGCTGCTCTTGCTGATCCATCGGGCTACGGTATTGCCGCAGCTTACGACCTGGGTGGCGGTGCAGTTGTACACTTCGGCTACGGTAAATCTGACTTCGACACCGTTGGTGTTGCAGACTTCAGCACCGTATCACTGGGTCTTGGCCTGAGCTTCTAA